The Bacteroidota bacterium DNA segment ATACTTAAAATGGGCGAAAAAGACTGGAGACAATTCGTATCAATTCCCTTCCTTAGACGAGGTAAACAAAGAGTATAAAGAATAAAAGCACACTCGAATTTTAGTTTCGCTTAATTACCTTAAAGGCTATATTACGTCCAAGACCTTGCATAATTGCAAGGTTAATCCAGGAAAGTGCGAATTTTTCTAGCAACTCCACTTTATCATCTCCGCCAAAATCATAACAATTTTCAAAACCTATTTCTTTTGATAATTGTATAGCTACCTGTTTTGCCTTGAGGCTATTTCCGGCACAAAACATATCTAATCCCATGTCATTATATATAGGATTTGTCATATTCTCAAATCCGGTAGAATTAAAGCACTTAACAATTTCAGCATTAGTTGTCAAACCCACCATTGCATGAAATGCTGTTTGGTATGGCTCGGGCTTTGTTCGAATAGAATTTGTTGCATCTATAATTACTTTGCCCGAAACATTACCTAAATAAGGGATTAAGGCTACAACAGAATCGGCAGGTGTTGTAATAATAATAACCTCTGCATTTTTACAAGCATCAGAAATTGCCAATACAGGAACATTTCCCAACACTTGTTTTGCATGTATAGCTTTTGCAGATTGCTGATCACGAACTCCTAAATAAACATTATGGGAAGTCTTTCCAAGACCTTTTGCCAATGCAAGACCAACATTACCCGACCCAATAATTGCTATATTCATTTTACGTATTTAATTTATAATCGACATTAATTTTTGTATTCAACAATTTAGATATGGGGCAATTCAACTCCGCATCCTTTACCAATTCAGCAAATTTCGATTCTTCAATTAAATCAACATGCGCTATCAGTTTAAGGTTTGAATAAGTTATGCTACCGTTCTCCAAATTGATTTCGCAGGTAGTTTCTAAATTTTTTGGAGCAAAACCTGCCGCACTTAAATTGAAACTAAGTTTCATTGTAAAGCATCCTGCATGTCCAGCCGCTATTAGTTCTTCTGGATTTGTCCCTACTCCTTCTGCAAACCGAGTATTGAACGAATATTGTGTTTTATTTAACACATTACTTTGTGTTGTAAGATGACCAGCGCCCTCTTTTCCAGTTCCTTGCCAAACAGCAATCGCACTTCTTTTCATTTTATATGGTTTTAAATTGGTTTTAAATCATAAATACTTCTAATAGAAGCAAACTCTTCCTCAATTTTCAACTCCAGATCTTTAATCTCTCCATTTCGCACATTAAATACCCATCCAAAGATTTGCGGATAGCCTGTTTTATACCAAGCCTTTTGAACATGATCAATTTTTACAATATTAATACATTGTTCACGGACATTTAATTCCACTAATCTATCAAAACGTTGTTGTGTATCTTGAATAGCGTCCAACTCTTCTTGATGAAAACGATAAACATCTCGCAGCGTTTGCAGCCAACTGTTTAATTGTCCCATATCTGTAGGGTTTAAGGCGGCTTTCACTCCTCCGCATTCATAATGCCCACAAACTATTATATATTTAACCTTTAAATGTTCAACTGCGTATTGAACTACAGCATTCAAGTTACTATCTGTACTTACTACCAGGTTTGCAATATTACGGTGTATAAAAACCTCCCCGGGCTGAACTCCCATCAAATCTTCAGCAGTAACACGACTATCAGAACAACCTATATATAGAAACTCGGGATGTTGGCCTTTGGATAGGTTATCAAAATAATTAACATCGATAGCTAATTTATCTGCAATCCACTTTTTGTTGTTTTCAAAAATTTTATCAAACATAGTTCTCTCCTTTAATTTTTTTTAAACTAAAATATTGTTCTCCGGTTTCTTTGCAGCCGGAATATGTTGCTGATCAAACATTTCTTTCAAATCAATTTCAATGGCTCTACTAATTGCAGTAATTGGAACATCATTTGCACTTCCCTCAAAAGGGCTTTCGGTAGATTCTCCGATTTTTTCCATGGTAGTAAAAATCCAAGTAGAAAGTACACTAAACGGAATAGATAGCCAAATTAAATTACCGCCTAATTTTTCAAACTCTTGCAACATACCTAGCGGAACAAGCATCACAAATATTTTTATAAAATATAAATTCAAGGTGGCATATTGGCGCGGGTATGGAAAATTCTTGATACGCTCGGAAACGCCTTGCTGATTATAGAACTCCACCAACATTTTTTCTAACTCCATATGTCTAAAATCTTCAATTAAACCTTTGTCCAATAATTCTTTCAAATGTTTGGATTGAAGCGAAATTAGTTGAGCTGCTTTATTTGTCTTTGTTAGCACGTACTTAAATTCATCATCAACAAGATGTTTCGACAATTCACTTTCTAGTTTAGAATTATGCTCCTCAACTTTAAACCACTTTTCTTTGTACTCCGCATTGTGTTTTTTGTAGATAGCCTCCCATGCGCGAGCTTCTCTCAATTGATACCTAAGCGCTGTAAGCCAGGCAACATGCCTATTTATTAATTGCATTTTAATATTTTGCATATCTGCATCAGACAACTTATCTACTGCATGCTTATTGGTAACAAAGTCTTTCACCATAATTCCCCAACTACGGCTAGAGTTTACTATAGCACCCCAAGCCCGCCTTGCCTCCCACATTCTATCATAGGAAGCATTATTCTTAAAACCCACCACAAATGCAACAGCTGTACCCAGCAAAGCGATTGGCAACCAAGGGATAGAAAGCCATTTCCAATCTAAATAAACATAGAGAACTGTTGGGATGGTAGACATAACAGACAAAAAATACAAATCTCTTCTTGTCCAAAATATTACTTCTTTAAACGAAAAATTTTTACCTGCGTGCATACTGCTATTTTATGCTATGAATATCATAAAATAGATTGAACAATTCAAAATACTTATTGAAAGGAATTGATAATACTATTTTGAACTTCATTTCTAGTAAACATTACATTTGTTATATGTGCGTGGGAAAGAAATACAATATCAAAAATATTGCAGCTCAGCGTTGCAAATGATAAATTCTAACATACTATTTACACTTTTTTAAACGAGGATGAGATGGGGCTAAGCACAAAGGCACATGCCAGTGACAGCTAAGCTGCCTGCGGGTTTACTAATAACAACTAAACTTTTAGTAATCTATAATCTTGTATAAGAATATCAGCAGGTATATGTAAATATTGACTGATTTTTCTAATCATTTCAATAGATAGTTTTCTCTTTCTATTTAATACTTTTGATACATTGCCTTTGTGGCCAAGTATTTCCGCCAACTCTTGCTGGCTCATTTGGCTTTGTTCCATCATAAATTTTATTGCTTCAATTGGATCAGGTTCAGGAATGGGAATATTTTTATTTTCATAATCCTCAATAACAAGGGCTAACAATTTCGCCTCTTTTTCGGATTCGCTGTTAGCTTTTGCATGGAATAACTCCTGAAATTTACGTAATGCTATTTCATAGTCTTTTTTTGTTTCTATTACCTTCAAGTATGTTTTCATAGTGTTATAAATTAAATTTTTCTTTTATCATATTCGGCATGAGTCCCCACAAAAACTACAAAAGCCCATTGCAGTCGGAAATTAAAGTCAACTACCAATCTATACGTATTGCCCTTGATATTAAACACCAACAAACTATCTCGAATACAATCTGCCGAACTAAAATACTTTTTCACTTCATTAAAATTCTTCCAATTTGCCTTTGCAGTAACCTTATACCATGTTAAAAGCTGCTCTTTGCTATCTCCATGCTTTTCATAAAAATTTCTTAACGTACTTTTACTAAAAATTCTCATGCAAATTATTTGAATAAAAATACTAAATAGTTATCAAATTGACAACTATTTATTTTTGAACTCTTGTAAATTAAAAAATACCAGTAAGCACAGCCTACAAAAACAGGCTAGAGGCCTACATAAAAAAAGCATAGCAAGATGCTACTGAAAGAGTACTAAGAAAATCTTAGCACCTACTGGGTTAATTTAAGATTCATTTGAGTTGTATTTATTTAGATTAAAAACAAGCAACTATTATACCAAACTAATACCCCAACACTGGTCCTAACCATCTTTCAATCACTTCCAACTTCCTATTTTTCCGTTTAGCATAATCTTCTACTTGGTCTTTGGCAATTCTGCCTGTTGCCATGTAATGTGCATCAGGATGAGAAAAGTACAAGCCACTTACGGCAGCAGTAGGAACCATGGCCATACTTTCTGTTAAATGAATGCCACAATTTTTTTCTACTTGCAGCAAATTAAATATGGTTGGCTTTTCGGTATGGTCTGGCTGGGCAGGATAACCGGGCGCAGGACGAATGCCTTGGTATTTTTCTTTTATTAATTCTTCGCTAGATAATTTTTCGTTTGCAGCATAGCCCCAAATTTCGGTACGAACTTTTTTATGCATTAATTCTGCAAAGGCTTCGGCTAATCTATCTGCTAAGGCTTTTAGCATGATGGCACTGTAATCATCATGATTGGCTTCAAATTGTTTTACTTTTTCGTCTATGCCGATGCCTGTGGTGAGGGCGAAACAGCCAATATAGTCATTCTCGTGTTCCCCCTCCTTGGTCCTCCCCCTTGGGGAGGATAACCCCTCCCCGACCCTCCCGAGGGAGGGAGTTTGTGGTGCAATAAAATCGCTTAGTGCAATGTTGTAATGGCCTTCAGGCTTTTGGGTTTGCTGGCGGATGGTGTGGAATTTAGCTTTTACTTTTGTTGCATCTTTTTCATCATACACTTCAATATCATCACCAAGTGCACTTGCTGGGAATATGCCTATTGCCGCATTTGCTGTGAGCCATTTTTCCTCAATAATCTTCTTCAGCATGGCTTGAGCTTCATCAAATAATTTTTGAGCTTCCTTGCCCTTAGCTGGATCTTTCAATATTTTAGGATAACTACCTTTCATTTCCCAACTATGGAAAAATGGCGTCCAGTCAATGTATTCAGCTATTTCAGCTAATGAGTAATTGTTAAAATACTGCACACCGAGTTTGTTAGGTTTTAGAGGCACATACGAATTCCAATCAATTTTAAATTTATTTTTGCGGGCTTCCTCCAACGAAATAAACTTTGCCTCGCCTTGTGCATTTTTATGGTAGCCACGCACACGTTCGTATTCCTCTTTTATAGAAGTAACATAATTCTCTCTCAAATCCTTTGAAAGTAAATTACTCACCACCGTTACACTGCGCGATGCATCATTTACATGCACCACAGGATGTTTGTATTGAGGTTCGATTTTTACTGCGGTATGAACCTTAGAGGTGGTTGCTCCTCCAATAAGCAATGGAATATTCATATTCAAACGCTCCATTTCTTTTGCGACATGAACCATTTCATCCAACGATGGAGTAATCAACCCACTCAAACCAATGATATCAACATGCTCTTTTTTGGCAGCTTCTAAAATTTTATCGCTCGATACCATTACACCCAAGTCCACAATATCATAGTTATTACAGGCCAATACTACACCTACAATATTTTTCCCAATATCGTGTACATCGCCTTTAACTGTAGCTAACAACACCTTTCCTGCCTTTGATTGAGCTTCTGTTTTTTCTGCTTCTAAATACGGTAATAAATAAGCTACAGCCTTCTTCATGACACGTGCACTTTTTACCACTTGAGGCAAGAACATTTTTCCTGCTCCAAACAAATCACCCACTACATTCATACCATCCATTAACGGACCTTCAATTAAATGCAGAGCGCGTGAATATTCTTTTCTAGCCTCTTCAATATCTAAATCAATAAAATCTGTAATTCCTTTTACCAGCGAATGCGTAAGCCTTTCTTGAACAGTTCCATTTCGCCATTCTTCTGTTTTTTCTTCTTTTTGATTAGATGTGCCTTTTAATGATTCGGCAAATGTGATGAGTCGCTCTGTTGCATCGTCTCTCCTATCTAGCAGCACATCTTCCACTCTTTCTAACAACTCTTTGGGAATATCGTCATATATCTGCAATTGCGAAGGATTCACAATACCCATATCCATTCCGGCTTTTACAGCATGATACAGAAAAGCAGAGTGTATAGCTTCACGCACCACATCATTTCCTCTGAAAGAAAACGACACATTGCTTACACCCCCGCTAACCTTTGCCAATGGTAAGTTTTGCTTAATCCATTTATTTGACTCAAAAAAATCAACTGCATTCTTGCGATGCTCTTCCATGCCTGTAGCCACAGGAAAAATATTAGGATCAAAAATTATATCCTGTGCAGGGAACTTTACTTTTTCTACTAATATTTTATAGGCTCGCCCACAAATATCTATTCTACGTTGCAACGTGTCTGCTTGCCCTTGCTCATCAAAAGCCATAACAATTACTGCGGCACCGTATTGTTTAATCTTTTTAGCTTGCTTAATAAATGTGTCTTCCCCTTCTTTCAAGGAAATAGAATTTACAATTCCTTTGCCTTGCAAACATTTCAATCCGGCCTCTATAGCATAAAACTTAGACGAATCAATCATTACAGGTACACGAGAAATATCAGGCTCAGCAGCAATCAAATTCAAAAACTTAGTCATTGCGTCTTCTACATCCAACATCCCTTCATCCATGTTCACATCTATCACTTGCGCACCGCCCTCCACTTGCTCACGAGCAATAGAAAGCGCTTCATCGTATTTATTTTCTTTAATCAGTTTTAAAAATTTACGCGAACCGGTAACGTTGGTACGTTCCCCTACATTCATAAAGTTACTTTCGGGACGAAGCGTGACAGCTTCCAATCCGCTCAAACGCATAAAAGGCTCTACAGTTGGACGTTTGCGAGGCTGCACTTTCGCAGCCAAATCAGCAATTTTCTTAATATGCTCGGGAGTAGTTCCGCAGCAACCACCAACAATATTTAAAAAACCAGCCTTTAAAAAATCCTCGACAAAATGCCCCATGGTATGGGCATCTTGGTCGTACTCACCAAACTGATTGGGCAGACCTGCATTTGGATAAGCACTCACATAAAAAGGCGCTTTTTGAGCTAACTCTTCCAAATAGGGTCTCATCTCTTGCGCTCCCAATGCACAATTCAAGCCAATACTTAAAATTGGCATATGTGATACCGAATTCAAAAAGGCTTCTATCGTTTGTCCACTTAGGGTTCTGCCACTGGCATCGGTTATTGTACCTGAAATCATGAAAGGCAATTCCTTGCCTTTCTCTTCAAATGCTTGCTGAGCAGCAAACAAACCAGCTTTTGTATTAAGTGTATCAGTTATGGTTTCAAACAAAAGTAAATCTACATTACCGTCCATCAGCCCAATAATTTGTTCCTTGTATGCGGCAACTAGTTCATCATAGGTAAGCGCACGATAACCAGGATTACTAACATCAGGTGACAAAGAGAGCAACTTAGTAGTAGGCCCCATTGCACCAGCTACAAACCTTGGTTTATCTGGATTCTTAGCCGTGTATTCATCCGCTGCTTTGCGTGCCACCTTTGCTGCAGCTAAGTTCATTTCATATACATACGGCTGCATATCGTAATCAGCCATAGATACAGAAGTACCACTAAAACTGTTGGTTTCAATAATATCGGCACCTGCTTCTAAATATCGCTTGTGTATTTCTTCAATAACATCAGGTCGTGTAATACACAACATATCGTTATTACCTTTCACATCTTTGTGAAAATTTTTAAATTTTTCACCCCGAAAATCTGCCTCGGTAAGTTTGTATCCTTGAATTAAGGAGCCCATAGCTCCATCAATTACCAAAACTCTTTTTTCTAATTCTTTACGTATGTCTGCCATAATCTAAAAAACCTCACCCTGCCCTCTCCTAAAAAAAGGAGAGGGTGTGAAGGAATGGTTATAAATAATTTTTTATTTGTATTAATACTTTCTCCAAACTATAATCCACCTCATCGTTACTAAATCTTACAACTGTAAATCCCATTTCTACTAAATTATTATCTCTTTCTATATCTTTTATTTTCTGTTACTTTTCATGGTGAAGTGATCCATCTAGCTCTACAACTATATTTTTAGAAGCACAATAAAAATCAACAATGTAATTCCCAATACTATGTTGACGCTTAAATTTTAACCCTAATTTTGAATTGCGTAATTCATTCCATAATATGTTTTCAGATTTAGTTGAAGCTCTTCGCAAACTTCTTCTAATATCAAGCAAGCTCTTTTTATTATGTATTATCATTTTACCTCACACTAACCCTCTCTTTAAAAAAGGAGAGGATATTTGATTTTAGTAATTATTTTGCCTCGTTTTAGTATTACCCCTTCTCCTTTTCAAGGAGAAGGCTGGTATGAGGTTAAAAAAAAATCTCTCCTGCGCTAGCTAAGAGAGATTTTTGAGTTTATTACAAACTGTTTGTGTCAAAAAAAATGTCTCAACTTATCTTTCCCTTTTACAGAGAACGAGTTGGCACCTTCTATGAAAATGTTGAATTATGAATGTTTAATTTTTAATGTCAAATAAAAAGATTTTTTCTTTATTCAGCATTTAACATTCATAATTCAACATTATTCAAATGGGTTGCCAAGGTTTCGTAGGGCGCAGTCCCTCCACCTTTCTGGATAAGCAATTGTTTAAAGAACGATTTATAAGAGTAAATATACTAAGTATTTAAGAACTGCAAATTATGCAATCTCTTTTTTCTTAGCACGTTTTTCCACCTCTTGTTTTTTAGCTTTTTTAAGCTGTGTTAAGTATTCTTTTACTTGGGCTTCTAGTTTTTCTTTTACTTCTGTCCAAGAAATTTCATCAATCATTTCGGGCATTTGCTCTTCATCCACCAAATAGGTTTTCATCAACACCAACAATACATTTCTCACATCAACAAACCCATATTTCTTCTGATAGTTTTTCAAAATATCATCAAGGGAAAGCTTTTCTAGCAAACAAGCCAAATCAACAAAATCTCGTTTATTAGGTTTTTCGGTTATAGATAAAATTTTCTTAGCAGAAATATCTTGAATAGATGCTAAACGAAGTCCATCCTCTGTTATAGCCGGCTGAATAAACTTACCATTATCCCTGCAAATGTGAACTTTTACTCCATTTATAATATATACAGATCCGAAAAATTTTTCTACCGCTAACGATGAGTCAGGGAACTTTTTCTTTAATGCATACTTAGTAGCAACCTTATCAAATACATTGTCAACAAACAAATCGATATCAACTGCCTTTCGATGCCCTAGCTGCAATGACAAAGACAATCCTCCTGAAAGTCTGAATTTTTTCAATTCATTAACGGCTAACAGTTTTTTTGCTAGTTCAAAAACATCTACAGGAATTACTTTTTTGTATAACATTTTAAATCTAAGGGTTTAACATCAAAAATTATATATGCCATTTCAATAGCTCCACTGTCCAATCTATCTGCATTAATAATTACATCTTTCACTTTCTCTTCACCATAACACACCAATACTTCCATTATATCATCAAGTGTTCCTAAATCAAACACTTTTTTAATTACATAATCGGCATGTTTGTTATAGTCAATGCTATTGTAATTTACATCCCAAAATGCTCTATTAGAAACTTTAGGTTTGTGAATATAAGAGGTGCTTGCTGCCATAAACTATCTTTTAGCTCTTACCGTTTTGTACAAACTAATTATCTGCTTTCTAAATACTACAAATAAAATTAAATATGGGACTGCCATTAAATACAAAATAGCAGGATTTAATGTACTTGCTACACTACCTCCGGTATTCATATTTGATTGAGGAATCATTTTACATTGCGAACAGCCCTGAGCTATAATTGGTGAATTTATTGCAACTAATAAAATACAAATCAAAAATAAAACGTGTGTCTTCTTCATATTTTGTTATACCTAAATATAACCAAAACATTCCTTTTTTGAAATAAAATTGAGTAAAATAAGGCTTTTCAGCAGAAACTATTTTCTATGCAGTTGCACTTCTTTGTTTAGAACAAAGTTAACCTCCTTATCAACAGGAAGATAGAATCTTTCTTTTAAAGACTTATGCTGCTTTGTATCAATTCGGATCTCGTATTTTTTATCTCCAGGAAGCGTAACGGTAAATTCTCCGTCTAAATTTGATTTTACGGAAGTAATCCTATTTCCATATTCATCAAAAATTACAACATCCGTTTCAACCGCTTGCCCAGCCTCTACATCCATAACTAATCCACTTAAAATAGACAAACCTGCCACATCTTGTTTGGTGCTTTTTTTAACAATAGGCTTAAATGGTTTAAAAAACTCTACATTTTTCAAATCTATTCTATAAATATCCGTTTCACCCATTCCGCCCTTTCTGTCGCTTGCAATGTAAGCGGTTTTTCCATCTGTACTGAATGTTATTGGACCATCTCTCCAAACGGTATTGATTGGGTAACCAACATTTACTGGAGCAGACCACTGTCCATTATCATTTACAGTTTTAAATATATCATACGAACCCATTGAGTTATATCCTTTAGAGCTGAAGAATAATGTCTTTCCATCGGGAGCCATGTACACTCCGGCTTCGTCTTCTTTACTATTTACAACAGGACCAAGATTTACAGGCTTTTCCCAGTCATTTCCTGAGATTCGCTGTATCATGCAAATATCGCCCTTCCCGGTACCACTTTTTTCTTCGCTTACATAATAAAGTGTTCCGCCTCCGGGTAAAATAAACGCACTGCCTTCGTAGTATGGAGTGTTTATATCTTTGATTGGACTTGGTGTCTCCCACTTGCCTGAAGGGCTAAGCAAGGAAATAAAAATATCTCCGCCTTTGGTTCCAAACTCTGCATTTTTGTATAAATACAATTGGTCCGACTCGAAAGAAATAGATGTTACCGCATCGTGCGATTCGGGGTCGTTAATATTTCCAGGTAAGGGTTCTGCCAAATTCCACTG contains these protein-coding regions:
- a CDS encoding NAD(P)-binding domain-containing protein — encoded protein: MNIAIIGSGNVGLALAKGLGKTSHNVYLGVRDQQSAKAIHAKQVLGNVPVLAISDACKNAEVIIITTPADSVVALIPYLGNVSGKVIIDATNSIRTKPEPYQTAFHAMVGLTTNAEIVKCFNSTGFENMTNPIYNDMGLDMFCAGNSLKAKQVAIQLSKEIGFENCYDFGGDDKVELLEKFALSWINLAIMQGLGRNIAFKVIKRN
- a CDS encoding OsmC family peroxiredoxin: MKRSAIAVWQGTGKEGAGHLTTQSNVLNKTQYSFNTRFAEGVGTNPEELIAAGHAGCFTMKLSFNLSAAGFAPKNLETTCEINLENGSITYSNLKLIAHVDLIEESKFAELVKDAELNCPISKLLNTKINVDYKLNT
- a CDS encoding carbonic anhydrase; this encodes MFDKIFENNKKWIADKLAIDVNYFDNLSKGQHPEFLYIGCSDSRVTAEDLMGVQPGEVFIHRNIANLVVSTDSNLNAVVQYAVEHLKVKYIIVCGHYECGGVKAALNPTDMGQLNSWLQTLRDVYRFHQEELDAIQDTQQRFDRLVELNVREQCINIVKIDHVQKAWYKTGYPQIFGWVFNVRNGEIKDLELKIEEEFASIRSIYDLKPI
- a CDS encoding multidrug transporter, with the protein product MHAGKNFSFKEVIFWTRRDLYFLSVMSTIPTVLYVYLDWKWLSIPWLPIALLGTAVAFVVGFKNNASYDRMWEARRAWGAIVNSSRSWGIMVKDFVTNKHAVDKLSDADMQNIKMQLINRHVAWLTALRYQLREARAWEAIYKKHNAEYKEKWFKVEEHNSKLESELSKHLVDDEFKYVLTKTNKAAQLISLQSKHLKELLDKGLIEDFRHMELEKMLVEFYNQQGVSERIKNFPYPRQYATLNLYFIKIFVMLVPLGMLQEFEKLGGNLIWLSIPFSVLSTWIFTTMEKIGESTESPFEGSANDVPITAISRAIEIDLKEMFDQQHIPAAKKPENNILV
- a CDS encoding helix-turn-helix domain-containing protein, translated to MKVIETKKDYEIALRKFQELFHAKANSESEKEAKLLALVIEDYENKNIPIPEPDPIEAIKFMMEQSQMSQQELAEILGHKGNVSKVLNRKRKLSIEMIRKISQYLHIPADILIQDYRLLKV
- a CDS encoding type II toxin-antitoxin system HigB family toxin, encoding MRIFSKSTLRNFYEKHGDSKEQLLTWYKVTAKANWKNFNEVKKYFSSADCIRDSLLVFNIKGNTYRLVVDFNFRLQWAFVVFVGTHAEYDKRKI
- the metH gene encoding methionine synthase yields the protein MADIRKELEKRVLVIDGAMGSLIQGYKLTEADFRGEKFKNFHKDVKGNNDMLCITRPDVIEEIHKRYLEAGADIIETNSFSGTSVSMADYDMQPYVYEMNLAAAKVARKAADEYTAKNPDKPRFVAGAMGPTTKLLSLSPDVSNPGYRALTYDELVAAYKEQIIGLMDGNVDLLLFETITDTLNTKAGLFAAQQAFEEKGKELPFMISGTITDASGRTLSGQTIEAFLNSVSHMPILSIGLNCALGAQEMRPYLEELAQKAPFYVSAYPNAGLPNQFGEYDQDAHTMGHFVEDFLKAGFLNIVGGCCGTTPEHIKKIADLAAKVQPRKRPTVEPFMRLSGLEAVTLRPESNFMNVGERTNVTGSRKFLKLIKENKYDEALSIAREQVEGGAQVIDVNMDEGMLDVEDAMTKFLNLIAAEPDISRVPVMIDSSKFYAIEAGLKCLQGKGIVNSISLKEGEDTFIKQAKKIKQYGAAVIVMAFDEQGQADTLQRRIDICGRAYKILVEKVKFPAQDIIFDPNIFPVATGMEEHRKNAVDFFESNKWIKQNLPLAKVSGGVSNVSFSFRGNDVVREAIHSAFLYHAVKAGMDMGIVNPSQLQIYDDIPKELLERVEDVLLDRRDDATERLITFAESLKGTSNQKEEKTEEWRNGTVQERLTHSLVKGITDFIDLDIEEARKEYSRALHLIEGPLMDGMNVVGDLFGAGKMFLPQVVKSARVMKKAVAYLLPYLEAEKTEAQSKAGKVLLATVKGDVHDIGKNIVGVVLACNNYDIVDLGVMVSSDKILEAAKKEHVDIIGLSGLITPSLDEMVHVAKEMERLNMNIPLLIGGATTSKVHTAVKIEPQYKHPVVHVNDASRSVTVVSNLLSKDLRENYVTSIKEEYERVRGYHKNAQGEAKFISLEEARKNKFKIDWNSYVPLKPNKLGVQYFNNYSLAEIAEYIDWTPFFHSWEMKGSYPKILKDPAKGKEAQKLFDEAQAMLKKIIEEKWLTANAAIGIFPASALGDDIEVYDEKDATKVKAKFHTIRQQTQKPEGHYNIALSDFIAPQTPSLGRVGEGLSSPRGRTKEGEHENDYIGCFALTTGIGIDEKVKQFEANHDDYSAIMLKALADRLAEAFAELMHKKVRTEIWGYAANEKLSSEELIKEKYQGIRPAPGYPAQPDHTEKPTIFNLLQVEKNCGIHLTESMAMVPTAAVSGLYFSHPDAHYMATGRIAKDQVEDYAKRKNRKLEVIERWLGPVLGY
- a CDS encoding nucleotidyl transferase AbiEii/AbiGii toxin family protein, coding for MLYKKVIPVDVFELAKKLLAVNELKKFRLSGGLSLSLQLGHRKAVDIDLFVDNVFDKVATKYALKKKFPDSSLAVEKFFGSVYIINGVKVHICRDNGKFIQPAITEDGLRLASIQDISAKKILSITEKPNKRDFVDLACLLEKLSLDDILKNYQKKYGFVDVRNVLLVLMKTYLVDEEQMPEMIDEISWTEVKEKLEAQVKEYLTQLKKAKKQEVEKRAKKKEIA
- a CDS encoding tetratricopeptide repeat protein gives rise to the protein MLKFSIQYIFLLLIAGYSFSVSAAIKMDKDSVAKKQEKGGSPDQLKLITAKQEYLRGNIKKSYKLYSEVLISKPQDASINFAAGECALLLSNYTKAIEYLEKSKANGGEKNPKLHLFLGQSYHMDEQLDKALEQFSVYKSKVKSAKEIKLSNVDRYIEQCNTAKDLMKKPLEVVVENAGENINSIYEDKGPVLAPTGKALYFNSRRPANKYSIVDMDGDKKYFDDAYVSQLDENTKQWNLAEPLPGNINDPESHDAVTSISFESDQLYLYKNAEFGTKGGDIFISLLSPSGKWETPSPIKDINTPYYEGSAFILPGGGTLYYVSEEKSGTGKGDICMIQRISGNDWEKPVNLGPVVNSKEDEAGVYMAPDGKTLFFSSKGYNSMGSYDIFKTVNDNGQWSAPVNVGYPINTVWRDGPITFSTDGKTAYIASDRKGGMGETDIYRIDLKNVEFFKPFKPIVKKSTKQDVAGLSILSGLVMDVEAGQAVETDVVIFDEYGNRITSVKSNLDGEFTVTLPGDKKYEIRIDTKQHKSLKERFYLPVDKEVNFVLNKEVQLHRK